One window of the Pelmatolapia mariae isolate MD_Pm_ZW linkage group LG15, Pm_UMD_F_2, whole genome shotgun sequence genome contains the following:
- the b3gnt7 gene encoding UDP-GlcNAc:betaGal beta-1,3-N-acetylglucosaminyltransferase 7, with product MKNSRDRWRVYKRVSVMFLLAVVALAVVQRGSISFELERHARLDAAQEAGSGADSYLQIKSFWKSGSYQSKPKAPTTTEKPRIPEDGRPTTWDVKSSNCSANVNFSKHEWFKNLEDSFKQFLLYRHCRYFPMTLNHPEKCTGEVYLLMVIKSVATQYDRREVIRKTWGREQVVDGKRIKTLFLLGKSSNEAERANHQKLVEYEDQIYNDILQWDFLDSFFNLTLKETHFLKWFHTYCYNVQYVFKGDDDVFVSVKNIFEYLENSSHRKNLFVGDVIFKAKPIRKKDNKYHIPQALYNKTHYPPYAGGGGFLMDGSLVSRLHWAADTLELYPIDDVFLGMCLEVLQVTPVKHNAFKTFGLVKNKNSKLNREPCFFKNMIVVHKLLPSDLQHMWNLVNSDLVCSQKVELL from the exons AT GAAGAATAGCAGAGATCGTTGGAGAGTGTACAAGAGGGTGAGTGTCATGTTTCTCCTAGCCGTGGTTGCGTTGGCCGTTGTCCAGAGAGGGAGCATCAGCTTCGAGCTGGAGAGGCACGCTCGTTTGGATGCTGCTCAGGAAGCAGGATCTGGAGCTGACTCATACCTGCAGATAAAAAGTTTCTGGAAGTCTGGCAGCTACCAGTCAAAGCCAAAAGCTCCAACCACCACAGAGAAGCCCAGAATCCCTGAGGATGGCAGGCCCACAACTTGGGATGTAAAGAGTTCCAACTGTAGCGCCAATGTCAACTTTTCTAAACACGAGTGGTTCAAGAACCTCGAGGACAGTTTCAAGCAGTTTTTGCTTTATCGGCATTGCCGATATTTCCCCATGACCCTCAACCACCCTGAGAAGTGCACAGGGGAGGTGTATCTGCTGATGGTGATTAAATCAGTGGCCACTCAGTATGACCGCAGGGAGGTCATCCGAAAAACATGGGGCAGAGAGCAGGTGGTGGACGGCAAAAGGATAAAGACCCTCTTTCTTCTTGGTAAGTCCTCCAATGAGGCAGAAAGGGCAAATCATCAGAAACTTGTGGAGTATGAAGACCAGATTTACAACGATATTCTTCAGTGGGACTTCTTAGATAGCTTCTTCAACCTGACTCTCAAGGAGACCCATTTCCTCAAGTGGTTCCATACTTACTGCTACAACGTGCAATATGTCTTCAAGGGGGATGATGACGTCTTTGTCAGcgtgaaaaatatttttgaataccTGGAAAACAGCAGCCACAGAAAGAACCTGTTTGTTGGGGATGTGATTTTCAAAGCTAAGCCTATTCGTAAAAAGGACAACAAATATCACATCCCCCAGGCTTTGTATAACAAGACGCACTACCCTCCATACGCAGGTGGAGGCGGTTTCCTAATGGATGGAAGCCTCGTGAGTAGGCTTCACTGGGCCGCAGACACGCTGGAGCTTTACCCCATCGACGATGTCTTCTTGGGCATGTGCCTGGAGGTACTTCAGGTCACACCTGTCAAACACAACGCCTTTAAGACGTTTGGCTTGGTGAAAAATAAGAACAGCAAGTTGAACCGAGAaccttgtttttttaagaacatgaTTGTGGTGCACAAGCTGCTCCCGTCGGACCTCCAGCACATGTGGAATCTGGTCAACAGCGACCTAGTCTGCTCACAAAAGGTCGAGCTCCTATAG